TAGAAAAATTTACtttcaaaatgattttttttttttttttaagcgcATGCATATTGATAGTCCTCTCCAGACTTCAGACGAAATTCATTCCCGTACTGAtgagcaacaaaaaaaaatccgcACCCTTTTTTGTAGGGACATTGTTGTCTCATGTTGGAGCCACATTAATTACCAAGAAGCTTACAGAGTTGTTGCTCACGCTAAATTTCGTATTGAGATCCATCCTACATTATAGAGATAAAATTAAGATGGGATAAAACTACATAGAAATATGTTTCTATGTTTTTCAGtaggaccgtagaaaatatatcgtactCGACTTCTCATAATATGCGGAACGCATATTAAGTACGAAAAGAAATATGATATTGTTTCATCGTATTTTCTCACCACACATAACACAATTTtttcgcaattccaaacgaagtccGTGATTCTAATGGGCCCAACCCAGACTTTCAGCTATTTGTGTTTAGATAATAAAGATTGCCAATCTCACAAATACTACCAAGACctgaaaattagaaatttggAGGAAATAACAGGTAATCCTCGTGTAAAAACTACTATTGCAAATTGACGGAATTCGCCAATTATTTGGTTAACCACCGGCCGAGTAGTGGTCTGCGTCGCCGCACAATTCAGACACTGTTTGTGTCACAACCCTCACTCTTTATATGCCGTCACTTTTCGTTGGTTGCAGCGCGAGTAAGGCGCGTGCATTGAGTCGTCGGCATGTGATTAACCTTTCATTTTGTACGTTAACACAAAAACATGAGTGCTTCGGAGGTAGCATATATTGAGCAAAATGCAGCGCAAAGCTAGCGAACCCCAAAACTAACACAACACGGGGAGCTGCGCTCCTTTTCTGTATCTTGAATTGTCGTCAAAGTGGTTTCACACGGGGCCTGCGCATGTGAGGCCAGTCGGCTAGCAACCAACATAGGCCTTGAGTAGGCCTATGTTGTTCGGATGGCAGGCGTGATGGGCTGGCTGCAAGTCCTACAACAAAACACGAAACCTCTGACGAGACTTGACATGTCTGGTCATGTTCATTCGACTGAAAGCCTAAACAGATATTGGGCCTGGCCCATTAGTTAGCATTTACTTTGGGAAGAAATGATTTTGAAcccgttttttctttttctttttttttaactttttagccTTGTCTTTCGTGTAGTAGTGACACTACCTTACTATATCTTAGaccaatcaaaattttcattataaaaaaaaaaaaataatgtatgtttttaaaaaatataatagaattGGTGAATTTTATAGACAAATTTGATAGATTAAAAACATACGTGATGTGAGATCACTGtcatacataaatatattagcattaatttttttgacaatttAAAGGAAAATCTTCTGCAGTCGGTGAGATATCATGAGGTGAAAGGCCCCATGAAACAATTTCCTTCAACTAAAACATTATGGCATTAGTGATcttgaaataaatataaatatacatacatTAGCCTTTACTTTTGTGATTATTGAAGAAAATCTACCGTACAAGGTGTGATATTCATAGGGTTAGagggataaaaattttatgggcatagtctccaaactaattagtttgagAATTGTGCGGATCGGCGCCACGTGGCCGTCGGATCGGCCACAgatggaaaggaaaaaaaaaaaaattatgcccataaaatttttgtcagGATTAGAGGCCTCAAAAAAATTTGCCTCCAACTAAAGCATCACGGCATTCATGATagtgaaataaaatataagttaaaaaaaaaaagttacaattacttttaatatttaCGGATAAACTCAGCATcaccacacatatatatatatatatatatatatatatatatatatatatatatatatatatatatatatatatataNatatatatatatatagtccgtcttccgtactttcgaaagtacgggaggccccgtgcttgtaagttgttttcgatgataggacgtttgattcgacgatcggctccgttaggtatgatctaccctattggaactatttagaaatcaaattttaaatttttttgacatcaattactaagcgatcaaaaggtctaaaaaatgactattttaacggttgatgtggcacatttttaagttcaacggtgtagaagtattcaaattacatgaaaatttattagaaaattctacttaacatcagtagcaaaatcaatactttcgatttaaaatttgaatcctttatcactgtgttttatgagattttcattttcaaccgttcattttgaggctactcgttcactagacaaacgaaatcaaaaaattatgaaatttggtttctagatagttccaatagcgtagatcaagtttaactgaaccgatcgccgaatcggatatcccatcatcgaaaacaacttacaagtacggagctttccgtactttcgaaagcatagaagtctagctctatatatatatatcattttactatatttttcttgTTGGCGTGTTAACTCGATACCAAAATGCCAGAGTGCGTATATGAACGcctttcaataaaaaattagtaaaaagtGGGAGATCTACTAGCAAGTGGGAAACTAAAATCAACACCAAAACGCGTGATCTACAATTGGATAGATCCCCTAGAAAATTTACATCCCCCCTCCTTTTTTTGTCATAAAATActccatatttaattttttctgcCAGCATAGTTCATTAGAAGTTTGATTCGGCCTTCTGATCAATTAATCTTCATCATATTAATTTAACAGCTctgtaataattttattatttatttagaaataagtttATTAATTTCACATCTGCAAATTGAAGTAGCCCTGCAATTAATTTACGCAGcgcaataaaaaaaagaaactccaTGCATATTTACATGATCTGTAATCAACATAAAGAGCTACCCACAAATGTCGAGTCTACAGGGTTGATTATATATCCTAAGACACTTCGTCAAAGAGTGTGTTCAATTGATCCATAATATTGTCAAAGCAATGTGTACGTGCGTGTCGCTTGTTATTTACAGCTCGGCCTCCGCGGCAGCGGTGGGTTGACACGCGCTGGATTTGCttaagctctccaacaagagcTCGTCGCGGACGGTGGAGTCGGTGTCGTCGTTGCGGTGCCACGACCACTGAGCGTTCACGCCGTTCAGTACCTTCAGGCGACCGTGCCCGAAGCTCGCCTCGCGGAACTGCGAGAGATGCGCAGACTTGTGGTTCTTATTAAAACTTCAGACatcaagaaagagaaaaaaaaaaaaaggagttaggATTTCGAACTTAAAGATTAATTTGAAAGTATGCATgtggatatggatatgaattaCTACTTACTCTAGTGCAAGACCTTCTCTATTCCCTCCGTCACCAATGGTTATGTACACAGGGCCACAGCTGTTCGCTTCATTGTTATAAATCCTTGTCTGCAagcgaaaataaatatatgcatTTTGAATAAGCAAATAAATTTCTAAACAATTTGTCATAATGATATAATGGCGGCACTTAGAgcaagtataaaaaatttgatgattgaaatttaaaaattaattattttatattttcagctaaattgatttcatgctttctttctctctcttgaaaaaaaatgcaaacaaaaataatattaaatcgTTTATGAATTTATATtcctttttgaaatttaattagttagttagAATTTATATATAAGAAATGCATCAATACACCGGCTAAATTTGACTTCAAACTAATTAcctttttactattaatttccACTAGCAATCctatcaaacgctatttttatttttttattttctatatatatatatatatatatatatatatgtttagtaTTATTGTTCGCGTTTATTTCAATAGTTATACTCGTCTAGGATTAATTAAACAAGAATAACTTGCTACAGCTAAGAAAATGTTTAATATTCAACTTACGAAGCGCTCGTATGCGTGGACGTGGCCGGCAAAGACGACGTCGACGCGTGCACCGTACAGCAGCTCCTCCATGGCCTTCCTCATGTTCTCGCCCTCGCCCTGGTGCGCGGTGTTGGTGTTGTACCACGGCGCATGCAGGAGCACGATGAGCCAGGGGGTCCTCCCGCGGTCCACCTTGGCCAGATCATTCACGAGCCACTTGTACTGGTCGGAGTCGGGCCCGTAGTCGGCGTAGGAGCCGAGCATGACGACGTGGATTGCGCCGGCGACATCGAAGGAGTAGTAGAGGTTGGAGTTGGAGGGGGAGGCGCCCTCGTCGTAGGGCATGCGCCATCGTGCGTTGTAGGAGATGAAGGGGCGGGGCCCGAGGATCGGGAGGGACTCGATCTCGTGGTTGCCCTCCGTCGCCATCCACGGCCGCGCGCTCGCGTACGGCTCCACGAGCCGGCCGAACGAGTCCCACAGCGGCTGCTGCATGTCGGCGTACGACAGGTCGCCCGGCAGGAGCAGCATGTCGTAGCCCGACTTGCCGATGTGGGCCAGAGTCGACACCGTCCATTCCGTCTGTCCCAAGTCACCTGTACTGGGAGTATCAGTACTTGTGCTATCCCCGAACAACAATTGTTTCACATTGTTTTACAAACTGATAGTGCATATGCATGAATCAGTTTACACCGATGTTCGTTAGCTTAGTTGAATAAGAAGTGACGTACCGACGATGGCAAATTCGATAGGGAGTGCAGCAGGTGGGGTTTTAAAGCTGAACTCGTCGCCGATTCCGCCGCAGCGGTAGTAGTAGACCGTGTTGGGCTCCAGTGGCCCGATCTTGACGTGGTGAATCTTGCCAGAAGCGTAGAAGAAGTAGCGGTATGAAGTGTGCTCGCCGGTCGCAGACATTGTGTATTTTTCAGAAACCTTTCCGTACTCGACCAGCGAGGGCCCGTGAGTGTCGTCGGTGATCCATGAAACTCTCATTTGGTCAATCCCTACAGCTGATATGTGCACCTGGAATggagcatgtatatataaatcaaCATTcgttatttgaaaaaataatagtagTCCTGATCACAGTTCTCAGGAATTCTATATGTCATTAATTGgagaaaatagtaataatatgaATATTGACAATAGATTTCCTAACATCTTTTCACTAATTTATTGCTAGCTCGCTGTAACAAAAGCAAAATATTATGAATTAGAAATCATAAATACTTTTGTAGCCCTAAATTAATCATACTTAGTCTTGATCTCTTATCATAGCAAGAGCTTCGTCTTTTTCATTAATCAACCCCTAATGTCCAGCTAGAAGCTGCTGCTTTCTGATTAAAGCAGTAAAGAAAGAAAGTTATATATCTTGGCCTTATTTCACAAGCACTCTCAATTTGCAGGAAAATGACAAGAAAGACTTTTCTCTCCGAACATAATTGAAGGCGAGTCAAGATACCGGGAATCTCAGCCCCGCAAATTAgaacttatcttttttttgaaagctataatttatttatttatttattatttatttattttttttttaagtgaggGCTGTTTGGTAGTCCTCCGTAAAACtaccttgaaaaaaaaaaatccatggataaaatttttcaattGGAAAGGAgttttacgttttttttttttttttttagtatttgatttttagaaaaaatttaattttcaaccccgcttatttggttgaaagaaaaaaatgaatatttttttttcttacaaatcaCTAagtgatattgaaaaattataaaatttattttctaaatactttaaatattctagacaAGTTTAATAGAGCCGATTGCCGATTTGGAAGTTCCAATATTAAAAACGATTTAATAGAATGGAAGCCATTGTATTTCTCAAAGCACACAAACTAgactcatatatatagagagagagagagagaatctgggtatattacttttaaaagcaataagtgtttggtgcttataattttctatcgttagatctatcccaTTGACTATTTTCATTCGTTAGGTCATACTATACAACCAATcaaccactcaatcctaaaggactactattatcctaactgcTCATCTCTTAATCTAAAGGCCAAAACCTACAAACaacaatgacttgatacttttaaaacaTAGGAGCCCCagttatatatacacacacataatCTAGCCACGCCCTCCAAGCTAAAACTATGAATATTGTTAAATGAATATCAGGTGATTAAATATACATAATCCAACCATGGCCTAAAGAGGCATATTTTTGAAGAAATCAATTATCTCATATCCGAAGTCGGTCCTTAATTATTCTTTCAATTTAAGAGATTgaaataaggctaaattataaaaaatcctTATGTCAGTACTTGTTTTCTCACTTTTCTCTATGacatttaaaaattcatattttgctcttttaaaaaataaaaaatattcacaacgGGATACGGTATTAACTATAACAACAAATTGACCAAATTGCCCTCTTCTTATTCGTCTTCTCCCCCAATCTCCTTCATCCGCAGTACCTCCTCCTCCGTCTTCCGTGCCTCTCTCGACTCCAATTTCGACCTTGCTTACTCCATCTGCTCTCCCTGCTCCTCCTGCAAGTGTGCGAGGGAAGCGGTGTGCGAGGGCAAGGCgatggaggagggcgagggtgCAAGGGGAGCAACTGGAGCAAGCGAAATCGAAATTGGAATTGAGAGAGGCTCGAGGATGAAGGAGGAGGTGCTGCGGATGGAAGAGATTGGGGAGAAGATGAATAAGGAgagagcaatttgatcattttgtcgTTATAGTTAATACCGTAACTTGCTGTGaacatcttttattttttaagggggcaaaatatagatttttaaaaatcagagaaaaaaataagaaagtggGTATAAACCTCTAAACAGgcgtatttttgaaaaaatcaattatttcACATCCGAAGTCGTTCCTTAATTGTTTTGTCAATCTAGGAGATTGAAATAATTATGAAAACCCACAGGGGTACAAAAGATGCTCGCGTAGGTGATCGCGGAGAGTAGAGGGAGCCAAAAGATTGGTAGAATTAATTCACACCTGTTGCAGGTGCGAAGCGGACTTCGTGTGCTGGGTGTGGATGATCCTCCCCGGCGGCGGACGGACGTACTCCGACACTCCGAAACAAACGAAAGCCAAAGAAACAAGGCCCTGCATAGCAATTCTCCACGTATTTGCCATCTCCCTGATCAGAAAGGAATAGCAAGGGGATGACGAAACTTGAAGCAttgtatatgcatatataaggAATCGTGGACGGCGTCAAGGAATGAACATCtaaggaataataataatattggaTAACGCTGTTATTCTCAGGCTTCATcttaaaaaatttcatcatgGTTAATTACTTCTATTATACATTCACCCGCTTGAccagaaaaactaaaaaagaaataagcacGCTATGTTAAAAGTATATACCCCAGAATCTATATACCACGTGTACGTTGTGACTTGTTTGGATAGAGTTTTTAAGattataaaattacaaactaGTGGATTTCCGGCTAAAAGGTTGGCGTGTTCATTTCACCAAATAATAAATGCTTGCCATGCAATGAAATCGAACCTTTTCTCCCGTTAAAACCAAAGGAACAAAATTTCAATGAGACTTGTCTCACAGGGGCACAAAATCATATTCTGAGATTACCATGAAGTGCTACTGGATTGAGCTGGCTCATACTTGAACGTCTCAGTAAGACACATGTCACACAAATTTTGTTCGCATTGATGGGCTTAATTTAATGAtcaattattattgtttaagGTGGATCTACACTTTCCTAACCCAGTTTTACACCCATTTAATTATGAGACTAATTTCCAggaaattttaaacaaaaaacaaataaattaaagcgTGCATACAGTTAGAGAATTGTGTGAAACTATAGTCTATAGACCGCGgaatactaaaaattattattattattattattattattattattttgagagataggtagcacgctacccgcttcgtttattttatttagaaataaacttagctgaaaatgtgaatcaattagaattcgaatttggaatctcggttaccaaccaccaagccctttgccacttgctctagggatgatcggtaatactaaaaattattttaaagttgATTCTTTGGCGTCTTTCTCAGTCTAAGATGGCTTAACTTTTTGTGGTCCATCATTGGTACAACCACTTAATTTGGTTCCATTTTTGTAACAGCTAGCGTCGGCGGAAATTAAACAGGTCCGATCACCTCTCTATTTGAGGAGGTTCTTACACATTGCATTTGCAGTCCTTTTGGACCGCCAAATTTGGGCTCAGCTCAACAACTGATCTAGTGCAGCTGCAACCAACTATGCTAAGCTAGCGCGAACTAAAAAGATTTCTCATTAATTTCTTCCAATCAAGTTATGCGCACATCAGGCAACActataaaacaaattaaagataCGTGCAATGTATTTTCTTCATTTAGTACTTGTCACATGGCTGAAACTTTATGAATCAAAATACTTCTAATGATTTCTTGAAGAATGGCCCTTATCCTCTGATTGGTTAAGATTAGTCctgctattttttattttttattttttgtaaaaaaaaaatcaattcctTCCACCACCATCAATTAAGTCTCCGCCTGAAGAGCCAAAGAAGCTAGCATATTCTTCTGCTATGAAGGAATGTGCTATTAGCCATTCTCATATGTAATGAATACGTACATCCGTGACCACATAAATTATCCTCAATTGTTTCATAAATCACATATTCCCGCGATAGCATTTGCCGTGTTCTCGGAGGAAACAAGATGGCATGAGATTGGACGGTGGATTGTTTGGTGAAGCGAAGGCATATTAGATGGCTAAAGAAATGTAAATTGGCCGGAaggaaatttttaatttagcatCTAATTcgaaagagggggaaaaaataaGAGAGAACTTTTTGGCATTCAACTATACAGCCGCTGCACACACTGGCCTAGACTAATTAGTTGAGATCTTTGAATAAGGAGGGAGATGATCGAACAAAGTGTTAGATCACATGCACGAATCACTGCCAACTTTTACtaaggtcaaaaaaaaaaaaaaaagaaggcctTTTatgtattctattttttttttaaaaaaaaaacttattttcgTGAACGTGGTAGGCTGGTAGGTCTCCCCTTTGGTACACTTTTTGCTTGTCACGTCATGCTTTCTTGAGAGAACTCGAGGATTTAATACTCATCATCCAAAGAAAGCAGGGGTGTTGGGGGAGGAAGTCAACGTTTTGGACGGTTATCTGGCATTTGTTTTNttttttttttttttttttgagagaaagatatcAAGCTACCTGCTCCAAACAAAATGgcatttgtttttttcttttttctttttttttttgggctgcCCGACTCTCAAGGACACCTTAGCTGCCTTCATTTTGTTCGcctaatttattttactttatctGGCATTTGTTATGGATAGGCATAGGACGAAGATGCAAGCAGCAAGTCGcacttagggatgcaaacggatcggAATTGGTGGAGCTCCTGCTTCAATCCGCTTGGAACGGTAtgataaaccaaaaaaaaaataaggatctGTTTATGATCTGAGACGGGTTCggaacagaaaataaaaaaattttgagccaTCCTGAATCTGTTCTATctccgaaaattatttatatttttaaaaaataatgtatttataaaaaaaatctaaagtaCAAATAATTTAGTGCtattatttttcatatgcttgaaatttttaaattttgctttgaattgtgattgatatttttaatttttataattatattgttaattatatggagttgagatagaatactctcaaaagcaccatgaaggtgatgtttttgagtttttagtcattggatggagagatgtgaggttgagatgatggtagtaggtgatggtaggtggaatagtatttgatccaaaggctattagtaattaaggagtagatcgaaggactagaaacttagaagcaccaagggttggtgcttctaaaaatattctaactcaattcaattatatatataatattattaaaaattattaatttatattttacaaaatattataattttataaaaaatattaattggcgGAGTAGATTCGAGACACTggcgggaggcgggttacgaggTGGGGTATATTatgagatttattttttaacatgtCACGAATTTGACGCGAGAGACGGACGAGATTTTTTTAATCTGGATGGGAGGCGGGGTGGGACTACCGTCCCCCGTATCAGCACTATTTGCATCCCTAGCCCCATTAGTTGTTCGCTCCAGTAAATTATACTGTCAGAATATTGTTGAACCAAGGCCACTAGCGTAAGTCAAGCCAAGCTGATCGAACTCTATCCGTGCTTAGTCAACTCTAGCTGTGCTTAGTCAACAATCAGTTGCCTGGTGCGTCTACACTGTAGAACGACTCCCATTTGGGAACAAGAGTCGAAGACCTCATGTTAGAGAGCAAGATTATACTAAATACTAATGTGTCGTTTGATtcgaatataaataaaaaattttatttaaaaaataaatttaattttagatataaataaaaattagattaatttttcgactctataaattataattaagctcCAATCTCATGTCACAGCATACAACAGACTAATATTATATTTCGTAAaaagcatttttaaaaaatttgctaATAGATCAACAATATTACAGGCATATTTAGAAAGTTGatgtaaatcttatattttattcatccaaaaaaatcaatattttccaaccaatattagtaattattttttaatattaaaaattttttaaaaatctaaactttTGGATGAGCAGTTGTAATTAAGATTTACATCTAGtaaatcaaaatgaaaattaatagtACGTCAGCATTCACGGGGTTAATGAAcattgaataaaaaaagaatctaGAACTTACGGACAAAGAAGGGGTGGACCGGACATGCTTGacaaattgcaaaaaaaaaaataattagacaattgaagcaacaaaaaaaacacTCAGCGACATGGAGAAAAACATAAAAAGGACTAAGTCAATGTGAAAGAGAGGGAGCACTTGATTCAACAATCTCAAGCTAGTTTGGCAGATGGATGGTTGGTGTGACTCCGTCCAGTCGAGCACAATTAATAGACAATAATTCCTGTGCGTATTAATTTTATGGATTAAACGCATACAACTCTCGAATANtaaataaaaattagattaatttttcgactctataaattataattaagctcCAATCTCATGTCACAGCATACAACAGACTAATATTATATTTCGTAAAAagcatttttgaaaaatttgctAATAGATCAACAATATTACAGGCATATTTAGAAAGTTGATGtaaatctttatattttattcatccAAAAATATCAATATTTTCCAACCAGTAttagtaattattttttaatattaaaattttttaaaaaatctaaacttttGGATGAGCAGTTGTAATTAAGATTTACATCTAGtaaatcaaaatgaaaattaatagtACGTCAGCATTCACGGGGATAATGAAcattgtataaaaaaaagaatctagAACGTACCGACAACGAAGGCGTGGACCGGACATGCTTGacaaattgcaaaaaaaaaataattaatgtataAGAAGACAATTGaagcaacaaaaaaaacacTCAGCGACATGGAGAAAAACATAAAAAGGACTAAGTCAATGTGAAAGAGAGGGAGCACTTGATTCAACNatagaaaaatatatatttattattattattattattttagtatcatacgtaattataaaataataatttttagattaaattaagttgataaaaattttcaaatctcacTTTTTAAAAGACTAAtctatattaataaaaaataaaatcagctaaattaactttaaatcgttaaattttaatatgacttgataaataaaattttgctgaTTTGATTAAAATCATATCGACTCTCCGATTCGATAGTTGAATTGCCGGTTCGAATTGTTAAAAGCGTTTTCTTAATTTGTCTGATTCAAAAGATTGCACTCGATGGTTTTATAGATTAGATGACGATTAGATCGATCAAATTAGACTCCAAAGACTAGGGTCTTTTAATATAATTCATGTACGTCCCAATTATTATAGTATACACTGTAACAAACTTGGTGGGAATCAGTACGCTATCTATCTATCCATCACGTAACGGGCCTAAAGATTCAAAGTGGCGTGTCCGCGCTAACTCTTCGACGCCACGGAGGCACGACACGTGTCGCTTTTTCCGTTACCCCAACGAAAAGTGCCCTCACTTCATCTAAAATTCCTAGTTACGTCCAAAACCGCAACAAAAAGGGTTTTGTGGGGTGAAGAAACCGAGCGTTCGAGATTCCCACACTCCATTCCCATACACACATGGTTGCGTGTGTTTAATCCCAAGTTGGAATCAATATGGAAAGcaaaataagaataaattaataataaaatcagaataatttattattttattttgtttaattcgTCATCTGAATCGGAGTNATTAAGGAGGAAAAGATTAAAAACATGacctaaatacttttaatttattactactattctctaattttgtcaatttttttaattttttttatcacccTTTAGTCTTACtaatccaaaaatattttattatttaatttgattcataTTCTCTTTGTTgtattatgattctaattttCAAGCATCGCACGTGCATACAAGTTTACTAGCTTAGCTATTAATTTggactctttttctttttctttttctttttttttgtgctacCCATAGTA
The nucleotide sequence above comes from Ananas comosus cultivar F153 linkage group 17, ASM154086v1, whole genome shotgun sequence. Encoded proteins:
- the LOC109722879 gene encoding purple acid phosphatase 22-like encodes the protein MLQVSSSPCYSFLIREMANTWRIAMQGLVSLAFVCFGVSEYVRPPPGRIIHTQHTKSASHLQQVHISAVGIDQMRVSWITDDTHGPSLVEYGKVSEKYTMSATGEHTSYRYFFYASGKIHHVKIGPLEPNTVYYYRCGGIGDEFSFKTPPAALPIEFAIVGDLGQTEWTVSTLAHIGKSGYDMLLLPGDLSYADMQQPLWDSFGRLVEPYASARPWMATEGNHEIESLPILGPRPFISYNARWRMPYDEGASPSNSNLYYSFDVAGAIHVVMLGSYADYGPDSDQYKWLVNDLAKVDRGRTPWLIVLLHAPWYNTNTAHQGEGENMRKAMEELLYGARVDVVFAGHVHAYERFTRIYNNEANSCGPVYITIGDGGNREGLALDFNKNHKSAHLSQFREASFGHGRLKVLNGVNAQWSWHRNDDTDSTVRDELLLESLSKSSACQPTAAAEAEL